A window of the Methanomassiliicoccales archaeon genome harbors these coding sequences:
- the sepF gene encoding cell division protein SepF gives MPLIKRPFGKSKEEVETVESDQYIDLGQLSFDEGSPLSGKGMVKVAEIYRYEDLQTITQPVYNGNILIIDYSAIANDSLTLKRVTSELKAVARDTNGDVAAIGRNFLVVAPNGIKIDRQKIKGGFT, from the coding sequence ATGCCGCTGATTAAGAGGCCTTTCGGAAAGAGCAAGGAGGAAGTCGAGACAGTTGAGAGCGACCAGTATATCGACTTGGGTCAGCTCAGTTTTGATGAGGGGAGCCCGCTTTCTGGCAAAGGGATGGTGAAGGTAGCCGAGATTTATAGGTACGAGGATCTGCAGACGATCACTCAACCTGTTTATAATGGCAACATATTGATAATCGACTACTCGGCGATTGCGAACGACTCTTTGACCTTGAAGAGGGTGACCAGTGAGTTGAAGGCAGTTGCAAGAGACACAAATGGAGATGTTGCCGCAATTGGTCGAAATTTCTTGGTCGTTGCCCCAAACGGAATTAAAATTGACAGGCAGAAGATCAAGGGCGGATTCACCTAG